The Aequorivita sublithincola DSM 14238 genome window below encodes:
- the recJ gene encoding single-stranded-DNA-specific exonuclease RecJ, which produces MRWTLKPKPELEKVNSLSKALKVEPLIASLLIQRGVETFEEAEKFFRPSLDDLHDPFLMKDMDKAVERIEKAIERGENILVYGDYDVDGTTSVALLSSYLKSQYPNVSTYIPDRYDEGYGVSYKGIDFAEDNDFSLIIALDCGIKAIEKVAYASEKNIDFIICDHHRPGKEIPKAIAVLDPKREDCEYPFKELCGCGVGFKLIQALGEKRGLQIEDLLLYLDLVATAIGADIVPITGENRILAYYGLKVINSNPRTGFKAILKQIKKQTLTITDVVFIIAPRINAAGRMKHGNHAVTLLTETDSEKAEAYAAEIETFNTDRREADKQITEEALQQIIQNKEEDRKTTVVYQENWHKGVIGIVASRLTETYYRPTLVFTKSGEKLAASARSVKGFDVYNALESCSEHIEQFGGHMYAAGLTLLEKDFENFKNEFERVVSETIDPHLLIPEIKIDVEIDLKDITPKFYRILKQFAPFGPENMTPTFMTQNLKDTGWGKCVGEDKTHLRVVVKQGNSNQFTGIGFSMANKQDIACGEKPFKAAYCIDENEWQGNVSLQLRLKDIKE; this is translated from the coding sequence ATGCGCTGGACCCTAAAACCAAAACCCGAACTTGAAAAAGTGAATTCACTCTCAAAAGCCTTGAAAGTTGAACCGCTTATCGCTTCACTTTTAATACAGCGCGGTGTGGAAACTTTTGAAGAAGCCGAAAAATTTTTCCGTCCAAGTCTCGACGATTTGCACGATCCTTTTCTGATGAAGGATATGGATAAAGCGGTAGAACGCATCGAAAAAGCTATCGAAAGAGGAGAAAATATTTTAGTCTATGGTGATTATGACGTAGATGGAACTACAAGCGTGGCGCTACTTTCATCCTATTTGAAAAGTCAGTATCCAAATGTTTCAACTTATATTCCAGATAGATATGATGAAGGTTATGGAGTTTCATACAAAGGAATTGATTTTGCTGAAGACAACGATTTTTCATTAATAATTGCATTGGATTGTGGTATAAAAGCAATTGAAAAAGTTGCGTATGCTTCTGAAAAAAACATCGATTTCATAATCTGCGATCACCACCGTCCGGGCAAAGAAATACCAAAAGCCATTGCGGTTCTCGATCCAAAACGTGAAGATTGCGAATATCCTTTTAAGGAATTGTGTGGCTGCGGCGTAGGCTTCAAATTGATTCAAGCTTTGGGCGAAAAGAGAGGTTTGCAAATTGAAGATTTGCTGCTTTATTTAGATTTGGTAGCCACTGCGATTGGAGCGGATATTGTTCCGATTACTGGCGAAAATAGAATTCTTGCATATTACGGATTGAAAGTAATCAATAGCAATCCACGAACGGGTTTTAAAGCAATTCTAAAACAAATAAAAAAACAAACCTTAACAATTACGGACGTTGTTTTCATTATCGCCCCACGTATCAATGCCGCCGGAAGGATGAAACACGGCAATCATGCTGTGACCTTACTTACAGAAACCGATTCTGAAAAAGCCGAAGCGTATGCTGCCGAAATTGAAACCTTTAATACAGACCGAAGAGAGGCTGACAAGCAAATTACTGAGGAAGCACTTCAACAAATAATCCAAAATAAAGAGGAAGACCGAAAAACTACAGTAGTTTATCAAGAAAACTGGCACAAAGGTGTGATTGGTATCGTGGCTTCCCGCTTGACGGAAACTTATTATCGTCCAACTTTAGTTTTTACAAAAAGTGGTGAAAAACTTGCAGCTTCTGCACGATCCGTAAAAGGATTTGATGTCTATAATGCTTTGGAAAGTTGCTCTGAACACATTGAACAATTTGGTGGGCATATGTATGCTGCGGGATTGACTTTGCTTGAAAAGGATTTCGAAAACTTCAAAAATGAATTTGAACGTGTGGTTTCAGAAACCATCGATCCACATTTATTAATTCCAGAAATAAAGATTGATGTAGAGATAGATTTAAAAGACATCACTCCAAAATTTTATAGAATTCTAAAACAATTTGCCCCTTTCGGACCAGAAAATATGACGCCAACTTTTATGACGCAAAATCTTAAAGACACTGGCTGGGGAAAATGTGTTGGTGAAGATAAAACACATCTACGAGTTGTTGTGAAACAAGGAAATTCAAATCAATTTACAGGAATTGGTTTCAGTATGGCAAATAAACAAGATATTGCTTGTGGCGAAAAACCATTCAAAGCAGCTTATTGCATTGACGAAAACGAGTGGCAAGGAAATGTGAGCTTACAACTTCGGTTGAAAGACATTAAAGAATAA
- a CDS encoding UDP-2,3-diacylglucosamine diphosphatase, translating into MQIPQGKKIYFSSDNHLGAPTMAESMPREKIFVKWLDSIKHDAEVIFLLGDLFDFWFEYKTVVPKGFVRTLGKLAELRDSGIQIHFFVGNHDLWMHDYFEKELNIPVYHNPKEFEFNNKHFFIGHGDGKGPGDKGYKRMKKVFTNSFFQWLFRWLHPDIGVRVAQHLSVKNKLISGDDDKQFLGEEQEWLAQYSKRKLETKHFDYFIFGHRHLPMEIKVGENSTYYNLGDWINHYTYGVFDGDTFQLKTFPTDQ; encoded by the coding sequence ATGCAAATTCCACAAGGCAAAAAAATATACTTTTCCAGCGATAACCATCTTGGCGCACCCACTATGGCTGAAAGCATGCCGCGCGAAAAGATTTTTGTGAAATGGTTAGACAGTATTAAACACGATGCCGAAGTTATCTTCTTGCTAGGCGACCTTTTCGATTTTTGGTTTGAATATAAAACGGTGGTGCCTAAAGGATTTGTGCGGACTTTAGGAAAACTAGCAGAACTACGCGACAGTGGCATTCAAATTCACTTTTTTGTAGGTAACCACGATTTGTGGATGCACGATTATTTTGAAAAGGAACTAAATATTCCCGTATATCACAATCCAAAGGAGTTCGAGTTCAACAACAAACACTTCTTTATTGGTCACGGCGATGGGAAAGGACCAGGCGATAAAGGTTATAAAAGAATGAAGAAGGTTTTTACGAATTCATTTTTTCAATGGCTTTTCCGATGGTTACATCCAGATATTGGCGTGCGTGTGGCGCAGCATCTCTCGGTTAAAAACAAATTGATTTCTGGTGACGATGACAAGCAATTTTTAGGTGAAGAGCAGGAATGGCTTGCGCAATATTCAAAGCGAAAACTGGAAACTAAGCATTTTGACTATTTCATCTTCGGCCATCGCCATTTGCCAATGGAAATAAAAGTTGGTGAAAATTCAACCTACTATAATCTCGGGGATTGGATAAACCATTATACTTATGGGGTTTTTGATGGTGATACTTTTCAATTGAAAACTTTTCCTACTGACCAGTAA
- a CDS encoding 6-pyruvoyl trahydropterin synthase family protein — translation MNQIRITKIFSFETGHALYGYDGKCRNVHGHSYKLSVTVIGKPIEDNTNVKFGMVIDFSDLKKIVKEEIVDVFDHATVFNKNTPHVELAKELSDRGHSVLLVDYQPTSEMMVIDFSEKIKKHLPKNIQLHSLKLQETDSSYAQWFAGDN, via the coding sequence ATGAACCAGATACGCATCACCAAGATTTTTTCTTTTGAAACTGGCCACGCTCTATATGGCTATGACGGCAAATGTAGAAACGTGCACGGACACAGTTACAAGCTTTCGGTAACAGTAATCGGGAAGCCTATAGAAGACAACACCAACGTGAAATTTGGGATGGTTATTGATTTTAGCGATCTCAAAAAAATTGTAAAGGAAGAAATTGTAGATGTTTTTGATCACGCTACAGTTTTTAATAAAAATACGCCTCACGTAGAATTGGCGAAGGAATTGAGCGATCGCGGACATAGTGTGCTTTTGGTAGATTACCAACCTACCAGTGAAATGATGGTAATAGATTTTTCTGAAAAAATAAAGAAGCATTTGCCAAAAAACATTCAACTTCATTCCCTAAAACTTCAAGAAACCGATAGCAGCTATGCGCAGTGGTTTGCGGGAGATAATTAA
- a CDS encoding 2OG-Fe(II) oxygenase: MTDELFEQLEFIENPLFETIISNLLQQQYSIVNDFFSSEEVEVLRNSLLAKYEADRFKKSAIGNRTNEEVDKTIRGDFILWMDENNANEAELIFFKKISELVTYLNSTCFLGILHKEFHYAIYPTGTFYKRHLDTFQNDDRRKLSIVCYLNEENWLCENGGELTIYTDKDAINILPLPGRLVIFESQILEHEVKAVKASERMSITGWLKTR; this comes from the coding sequence ATGACCGATGAACTATTTGAACAACTGGAATTTATTGAAAACCCCCTGTTTGAAACCATTATATCTAATTTGCTTCAGCAGCAATACAGTATTGTGAATGATTTTTTTTCTTCGGAAGAAGTAGAAGTTTTACGCAATTCGTTGCTTGCGAAATACGAAGCAGACCGTTTCAAAAAATCTGCCATCGGCAACCGAACAAATGAAGAAGTAGATAAAACCATACGTGGTGATTTTATTCTTTGGATGGACGAAAACAACGCAAATGAAGCTGAATTGATTTTCTTCAAAAAAATAAGTGAATTGGTTACTTACTTAAACAGCACGTGTTTTTTAGGAATTCTTCATAAAGAATTTCATTATGCCATTTACCCAACTGGAACGTTTTACAAGCGTCATTTAGATACTTTTCAGAATGACGATCGCCGAAAACTTTCTATTGTTTGCTATTTAAACGAAGAAAACTGGCTATGCGAAAACGGCGGCGAACTAACCATTTATACCGATAAAGACGCGATCAATATTTTACCACTTCCAGGACGATTGGTTATTTTTGAAAGCCAAATTTTGGAACACGAAGTGAAAGCTGTAAAGGCTTCAGAACGCATGAGCATTACGGGTTGGCTGAAAACACGTTAA
- a CDS encoding MATE family efflux transporter, with the protein MTDISFKRIQQLAIPAIISGIAEPVLSATDAAVVGNIKEFGIESLAAVGIVGAFLSALIWILGQTRSAISAIVSQNLGAGKISQLNNFPAQAIYFNIVLSIILLFSTYFFVEEIFKLLNAEGMILSFSIDYYNIRVWGFPLTLFTFAVFGLFRGLQNTFWPMIIAAIGAALNIGLDFALVYGIEGYILPMGIKGAAWASLISQAVMALLALVFLLKKTDISLKLKFPLHPEIGRLVNMSFNLFLRSLALNTALILATREAADLGKEYIAAHTIAFNIWIFTAFFIDGYGAAGNILGGKLLGERNYSALWKLTKKVNLYNLGVAALLVLIGLLLYKPLGILFNKDEMVLSIFYGMFFMVLICLPFNALAFTLDSIFKGLGEMSYLRNVLLGATIFGFIPVLYFSKYMDWGLKGIWAALIVWVAYRAVALMIKFRRKYIPLIEN; encoded by the coding sequence ATGACCGACATTTCATTTAAACGAATCCAGCAACTCGCCATTCCAGCCATAATCTCAGGAATAGCAGAGCCCGTACTATCCGCGACCGATGCGGCAGTTGTAGGAAATATTAAGGAATTTGGAATTGAATCACTTGCAGCGGTAGGCATTGTTGGTGCATTTCTTTCGGCGCTGATTTGGATTTTGGGGCAAACACGTAGCGCCATTTCGGCCATTGTTTCGCAAAACTTAGGTGCTGGAAAAATTAGCCAACTCAATAATTTTCCAGCACAGGCAATCTATTTCAATATAGTGTTGAGCATTATCCTGCTGTTTTCAACTTATTTTTTTGTTGAAGAAATCTTTAAACTACTCAATGCGGAAGGGATGATTCTTTCTTTTAGCATAGATTATTACAACATTCGCGTCTGGGGTTTTCCGCTTACACTTTTCACATTTGCGGTTTTTGGACTTTTTCGAGGGCTTCAAAATACTTTTTGGCCCATGATTATCGCAGCTATTGGCGCCGCATTAAATATTGGACTCGATTTTGCTTTGGTCTACGGAATTGAAGGCTATATATTACCAATGGGAATTAAGGGCGCCGCATGGGCTAGTCTTATCTCGCAAGCTGTTATGGCTTTGCTGGCTCTGGTTTTTCTTTTGAAAAAAACTGACATCTCCCTAAAACTGAAATTCCCATTACATCCCGAAATTGGACGATTGGTAAATATGAGTTTTAATCTATTTCTACGCTCCTTGGCTTTAAACACCGCATTAATACTAGCAACTCGTGAAGCAGCGGATTTAGGAAAAGAATACATCGCCGCACACACAATTGCTTTCAATATCTGGATTTTTACCGCCTTTTTTATTGATGGTTACGGTGCTGCCGGAAATATTCTTGGTGGAAAATTATTGGGCGAGCGCAATTACAGTGCGCTGTGGAAACTCACTAAGAAAGTGAATCTATATAATTTAGGCGTCGCCGCACTTTTAGTTTTAATTGGATTGCTGCTTTATAAACCTTTGGGAATTCTCTTCAATAAAGATGAAATGGTGCTCTCTATCTTCTACGGCATGTTTTTTATGGTGCTTATTTGTTTGCCTTTTAATGCCCTTGCTTTCACATTGGACTCTATTTTTAAAGGTTTAGGCGAAATGAGTTATCTTCGAAACGTGCTTTTGGGCGCAACTATTTTCGGCTTTATTCCGGTGCTTTATTTTTCAAAATATATGGATTGGGGTTTGAAGGGAATTTGGGCTGCGCTCATTGTTTGGGTAGCCTACCGAGCGGTTGCACTTATGATTAAATTCCGAAGAAAATACATTCCGCTCATAGAAAATTAA
- a CDS encoding universal stress protein, translating to MKNILVPVGSSENSASNLQYAIDLAREISANVFVVSVFQELSKVGGLSKVNTILKEDSENRLEEVLAMVDKKGVSVVAHPIKGEVLEGINRINKQIPIDLMVLPPRSNSIKEEVYLGKTSGKLVKQTNIPILVVPEGAKFQAPKTMLMAFKNGTFEHDELLEALRQFKSSFGTEVHILHVETPETTPEMMEVTENLKSLQTSYAQVEAATTFQAVIEHFQHFHPDMLCVIRRKRGFFKRLWEKNEIHKREFHTSKPLLVLPVQE from the coding sequence ATGAAAAATATTTTGGTGCCCGTTGGGTCTTCGGAAAATTCGGCAAGTAACTTACAGTACGCCATTGATTTGGCCAGAGAAATATCTGCCAATGTTTTTGTGGTTTCTGTTTTTCAGGAATTATCAAAAGTGGGCGGACTTTCAAAAGTGAATACCATTTTAAAGGAAGATTCTGAAAATAGGCTGGAAGAGGTTTTAGCTATGGTTGACAAAAAGGGAGTTTCCGTAGTTGCTCATCCTATAAAAGGTGAAGTTTTAGAAGGCATAAACCGAATTAATAAACAAATTCCAATTGATTTGATGGTGCTTCCACCACGAAGCAATTCTATTAAGGAAGAAGTTTATCTTGGAAAAACTTCAGGTAAATTAGTGAAACAAACCAATATTCCTATTCTTGTGGTTCCTGAAGGAGCAAAATTTCAAGCGCCAAAAACGATGTTGATGGCTTTTAAAAATGGAACTTTTGAGCACGATGAATTGCTGGAAGCTTTGCGTCAGTTCAAAAGTAGTTTCGGAACCGAAGTTCACATACTTCACGTTGAAACTCCAGAAACCACGCCAGAAATGATGGAAGTGACCGAAAACTTAAAAAGTTTACAAACCTCTTACGCACAGGTTGAAGCTGCAACCACATTTCAGGCAGTAATAGAACATTTTCAGCATTTTCACCCAGACATGCTTTGTGTTATTAGAAGAAAACGTGGTTTCTTTAAAAGACTTTGGGAGAAGAACGAGATTCATAAACGCGAATTTCACACTAGTAAACCGTTATTAGTGCTTCCCGTACAGGAATAA
- a CDS encoding alpha/beta hydrolase family protein, giving the protein MIIRKNEILTSDNKKPILYDVYYNETEQPQPVVIFCHGYKGFKDWGAWHLVAEAFAKAGFCFLKFNFSHNGGTVKEPIDFPDLEAFAENNFSLELDDLDRILNEIEKGNNNLPKKISTIFLIGHSRGGGIVLIKAEEDKRIQKVITWASVSDFRARFQEGTDSFNTWKETGVTHVENSRTKQMLPHNFQFYLDFKENEDRFTISRAVKNLKISQLIVHGSEDPTVSLKEGKAIHSWNSKSELKIIDGADHVFNAKHPWEENNLPKLLEETVAATIDFLK; this is encoded by the coding sequence ATGATAATTAGAAAAAACGAAATTCTCACTTCCGATAATAAAAAGCCAATCCTTTATGATGTCTATTATAACGAAACTGAACAGCCGCAACCCGTTGTAATTTTTTGTCACGGCTACAAGGGGTTCAAAGATTGGGGCGCTTGGCATTTAGTGGCCGAAGCCTTTGCCAAAGCTGGTTTTTGCTTTTTGAAATTTAATTTTTCACATAACGGAGGAACTGTAAAAGAACCCATAGATTTTCCAGATTTGGAAGCTTTTGCGGAAAATAATTTCAGTTTAGAACTTGATGATCTTGATAGAATTCTAAATGAAATTGAAAAAGGAAACAATAATCTGCCTAAGAAAATTTCAACAATTTTCTTAATTGGTCACAGTCGTGGTGGTGGAATCGTTCTAATTAAAGCTGAAGAAGACAAACGAATTCAAAAAGTGATTACCTGGGCCAGTGTAAGCGATTTTAGAGCAAGATTTCAAGAGGGAACTGACTCATTTAACACTTGGAAAGAAACAGGCGTTACACACGTTGAAAACAGCCGCACGAAGCAAATGTTACCGCACAATTTTCAATTCTATTTAGATTTTAAGGAAAATGAAGATCGGTTTACAATTAGCCGAGCCGTAAAAAACTTAAAAATTTCGCAACTTATCGTTCATGGAAGTGAAGATCCAACCGTTTCATTAAAAGAAGGCAAAGCAATCCATTCGTGGAATTCAAAAAGCGAGTTGAAAATTATTGATGGTGCAGACCACGTTTTTAATGCAAAACATCCTTGGGAAGAAAATAACTTACCAAAACTTCTTGAAGAGACGGTTGCAGCTACAATTGACTTTCTGAAATAA
- a CDS encoding PD-(D/E)XK nuclease family protein: MVTFIQETLADIKKSFSDLSEITFVLPSKRAGGFLMNELKKESSKTQFAPIICSIEELVEELSNLKIIDNTELLFKSYEAYLKTAAIIAKDDFETYSTWATTLLNDFNEIDRYLVEPKPFFSYLANIKTLERWGVKDEKTELINNYLKFWESLPSFYENIQTLLLNENIGYQGMVYREAASNLEHYITSEKNKKHIFIGFNALNTAEQHIIQELLETGGTKVYWDTDLSFYEDTKHSASYFIRKYIAEWNYFQNEKPKFISENFEKPKNFQFVEVQKNVGQAKYVGELLASLSEEEISKTAIVLGDENLLVPLIYSLPENVKSLNITMGVSLKNFPAVVFFELLFAIHLQSTETFYYKDILSVLNHPLGTKLVPNTSEVSLSLTRGNITHISSKDLTALSDNSENSMLLLLFEDWKDNSKTAIETSLKILEVLLKKHKSSSVESAVLHQLNKVFSKIEALDQKYPYLQSIKSVGTLFAELTSTTSLDFEGDAYSGLQLMGVLETRVLDFENVIITSVNEGIFPSGKSNASFITYDLKQHFKLPLYTEKDAIYTYHFYRLLQRANNVILLYNSHSEGINTGEKSRFIRQLEIDKQPNHIIEKRILSPKVQIKAQGLKQIEKTGAVMQRIREIAEKGFSPSALTSYIRNPLDFYFQKILRLNQFEEVEETVAANTLGTIVHDTLETFYVPLEGTLLSIQNLKDMKVEIHDEVTKQFKITFKGGTFNKGKNLIIFEVAKRYISNFLDREIADVEAGNDIKIIKIETNLTFDVPIQELDFPVKIHGKVDRVDEYNGQLRIIDYKTGSVNQGDVELIEWEELTQDYKFSKAFQVLAYALMMNGEIPINNAEAGIISFKNLGSGFLKFGTKTSAYSKRDQQITSVTLETFTVELKKLILEICDPNIPFIEKEIA; encoded by the coding sequence ATGGTAACATTCATTCAAGAAACCCTCGCCGATATTAAAAAATCCTTCTCAGATCTTTCTGAAATTACATTCGTGCTGCCTAGTAAAAGAGCTGGTGGTTTTCTTATGAATGAATTAAAGAAGGAAAGTTCAAAAACACAATTTGCCCCAATAATTTGTAGTATTGAGGAATTGGTAGAAGAGCTTTCCAATCTCAAAATAATAGATAACACAGAGTTACTCTTCAAAAGCTATGAGGCCTATTTAAAAACTGCTGCAATCATTGCTAAAGATGATTTTGAAACCTATTCCACTTGGGCAACGACCTTACTCAATGATTTTAATGAAATTGATAGATATCTGGTTGAACCCAAACCATTTTTCAGCTATTTGGCCAATATCAAAACTCTGGAACGCTGGGGCGTAAAAGATGAAAAGACAGAGCTAATCAATAACTACCTTAAGTTTTGGGAAAGTTTGCCATCATTTTATGAAAATATACAAACCTTACTGCTAAACGAGAATATTGGCTATCAGGGAATGGTTTACCGTGAAGCGGCTTCAAACCTTGAACATTATATTACTTCTGAAAAAAATAAAAAGCATATTTTTATAGGTTTTAACGCCTTAAATACAGCCGAGCAACACATAATTCAGGAACTACTTGAAACTGGAGGCACAAAGGTTTATTGGGATACTGACCTATCTTTTTATGAAGACACAAAACACAGTGCGTCCTATTTCATAAGAAAGTACATCGCAGAATGGAACTATTTTCAAAACGAAAAACCTAAATTCATTTCAGAAAATTTTGAAAAGCCTAAAAACTTTCAGTTTGTTGAGGTTCAAAAGAATGTAGGACAAGCAAAATATGTGGGCGAGCTTCTCGCATCTCTTTCCGAGGAAGAAATTAGTAAAACCGCAATCGTCTTGGGCGATGAAAATCTGCTGGTTCCATTAATCTATTCTTTACCAGAAAACGTAAAAAGCTTGAATATTACAATGGGAGTTTCATTAAAGAATTTTCCAGCTGTTGTGTTTTTTGAATTGCTTTTTGCCATTCATCTTCAAAGTACGGAAACCTTCTATTATAAGGACATTCTTTCAGTTTTAAATCATCCTTTGGGAACCAAATTAGTGCCCAATACAAGTGAAGTTTCACTTAGTTTAACTCGAGGAAACATTACACATATCTCTTCAAAGGACTTAACAGCACTTTCGGATAACTCTGAAAATAGTATGCTTTTGCTTCTTTTTGAAGATTGGAAGGATAATAGTAAAACTGCAATTGAAACGTCGCTGAAAATTCTTGAGGTACTTCTTAAAAAGCATAAATCCAGTTCTGTTGAAAGCGCCGTACTACATCAGCTGAATAAGGTTTTCAGTAAAATAGAAGCGCTGGATCAGAAGTATCCATATCTGCAATCCATCAAAAGTGTAGGTACTCTTTTTGCAGAATTAACTTCAACTACCTCGTTAGATTTTGAAGGCGACGCCTACAGCGGTCTACAACTGATGGGAGTTTTGGAAACTCGTGTTCTTGATTTTGAAAATGTAATAATCACATCCGTCAATGAAGGTATTTTTCCTTCAGGCAAGTCCAATGCTTCCTTTATTACTTATGATTTAAAACAACACTTCAAACTTCCACTATATACTGAAAAAGACGCCATTTATACCTATCACTTTTATAGGTTATTGCAACGCGCAAACAACGTTATACTTCTTTACAACAGTCACTCAGAAGGTATAAACACAGGCGAAAAAAGCCGGTTTATCAGACAATTGGAAATTGATAAACAACCAAACCATATTATAGAGAAACGTATTCTTTCACCAAAAGTTCAGATAAAAGCACAAGGTTTAAAACAAATTGAAAAAACGGGAGCAGTTATGCAGCGCATTCGTGAAATTGCCGAAAAAGGCTTTTCACCTTCTGCATTGACGAGTTATATTCGTAATCCATTAGATTTTTACTTTCAGAAAATTTTGAGGTTAAACCAATTTGAAGAAGTAGAGGAAACCGTCGCAGCAAATACATTAGGAACCATTGTTCACGATACGCTGGAAACTTTTTACGTGCCTTTGGAAGGAACTCTTTTATCCATCCAAAACTTAAAGGATATGAAAGTTGAAATACACGATGAAGTAACTAAACAATTTAAAATAACCTTCAAAGGCGGAACTTTTAACAAAGGTAAAAACCTAATTATTTTTGAAGTGGCGAAGCGTTACATTTCCAACTTTCTCGATAGGGAAATTGCGGATGTTGAAGCAGGAAATGATATCAAAATAATTAAAATTGAAACCAATCTCACTTTTGATGTTCCAATTCAAGAGTTGGATTTTCCTGTAAAAATCCACGGAAAAGTTGATAGAGTTGATGAATATAATGGCCAACTTCGCATCATTGATTATAAAACGGGTTCGGTAAATCAAGGTGATGTTGAATTAATAGAATGGGAAGAATTAACTCAAGATTACAAATTCAGCAAAGCTTTTCAGGTTCTAGCTTATGCTTTGATGATGAACGGAGAAATTCCTATAAACAATGCTGAAGCTGGGATTATTTCGTTTAAAAATTTAGGAAGTGGTTTTCTCAAATTTGGCACGAAAACATCCGCATATAGTAAAAGAGATCAACAAATAACCTCAGTTACTTTAGAAACGTTTACGGTGGAATTAAAGAAATTAATTCTCGAAATTTGCGACCCAAACATTCCATTCATTGAAAAAGAAATAGCGTAA
- a CDS encoding OmpA family protein yields the protein MKHLNRLLVVAILFLGVGVANAQDENNPWAVEVGANAVDVYPAGLNEDQLRVSAASRGDIFDEYFNANDHWNILPSVSRLAISRYIGSGFVFTAAGSINRIDKLGDVAVNDLSYYGADGEIKYSFRNALNGPGGWFDPSIGVGGGYTWVDDIGFGTANALAGVKFWFTDNIALNLQSTYKHAFEDSYGITHFQHSAGIVFQFGGKDTDGDGIYDKDDECPETPGLAEFNGCPDTDGDGIEDRNDACPNTPGLAEFNGCPDTDGDGIADPQDECPTVAGLAALNGCPDADGDGIADKDDACPNEAGPKANNGCPYKDRDGDGVLDKDDQCPDVAGTVANKGCPEVSVEIIKQLNEYSKTILFDYDKATIRKESYSALQSIADIMKEYPNANFLVEGHTDSRGSDAYNMKLSKERAASVRDYLTTIGMESSRLTSEGFGEERPIATNNTAAGRQQNRRVEISLVK from the coding sequence ATGAAACATCTTAACAGATTATTAGTTGTTGCCATTTTATTCTTAGGAGTAGGTGTGGCAAACGCGCAAGACGAAAACAATCCTTGGGCTGTTGAAGTTGGTGCAAACGCTGTTGACGTTTACCCAGCTGGTCTTAATGAGGATCAATTACGTGTCTCCGCTGCTTCAAGAGGAGATATCTTTGACGAGTATTTTAACGCAAATGACCACTGGAACATCTTGCCATCAGTATCTAGACTTGCTATAAGCAGATATATTGGTAGCGGATTTGTATTTACTGCAGCAGGTTCTATCAACCGAATTGACAAATTAGGTGATGTTGCTGTTAACGACCTTAGCTACTACGGTGCTGATGGTGAAATTAAATACAGCTTCAGAAATGCATTAAACGGTCCTGGTGGATGGTTTGATCCTTCTATTGGAGTTGGTGGTGGTTACACTTGGGTAGATGATATCGGCTTTGGTACTGCTAACGCACTTGCTGGAGTTAAATTTTGGTTTACTGACAATATTGCTCTTAACCTACAATCAACTTACAAGCATGCATTTGAGGATTCTTATGGAATTACTCACTTCCAACACTCTGCGGGTATCGTATTCCAATTTGGTGGAAAAGATACTGACGGTGACGGAATCTACGATAAAGATGACGAATGTCCAGAAACTCCAGGTTTAGCCGAATTCAACGGTTGTCCTGATACAGATGGTGATGGCATCGAAGATAGAAACGATGCTTGTCCTAACACTCCAGGTCTTGCTGAATTTAACGGTTGTCCTGATACAGATGGTGACGGTATCGCTGATCCACAAGATGAATGTCCTACTGTAGCTGGTTTAGCTGCTCTTAACGGATGTCCAGATGCTGACGGTGATGGTATCGCTGATAAAGATGATGCTTGTCCAAACGAAGCTGGTCCAAAAGCCAACAATGGTTGTCCTTACAAAGACAGAGATGGTGATGGCGTTCTTGACAAAGATGATCAGTGTCCAGATGTTGCTGGTACTGTAGCCAACAAAGGTTGTCCAGAAGTTTCTGTAGAAATCATCAAGCAATTGAACGAATACTCTAAAACTATCTTGTTTGATTATGACAAAGCAACTATTAGAAAAGAATCTTATTCTGCACTTCAAAGTATTGCAGACATAATGAAAGAATATCCTAACGCCAACTTCTTGGTGGAAGGACATACTGATAGCCGTGGTAGTGATGCTTACAATATGAAGCTTTCTAAGGAAAGAGCTGCTTCTGTAAGAGATTACCTAACAACAATCGGTATGGAGTCTTCAAGATTGACTTCAGAAGGTTTTGGTGAAGAAAGACCAATTGCAACAAACAATACTGCAGCTGGAAGACAACAAAACCGTCGTGTTGAAATTTCATTAGTGAAATAA